A section of the Streptomyces sp. NBC_01363 genome encodes:
- a CDS encoding LysR family transcriptional regulator, giving the protein MPYPTVTEAARALGIHQSTLVTQINRLERDLGRPLIERAERGRRMRPTRFGRSVAAAVRKSGSGT; this is encoded by the coding sequence CTGCCCTACCCCACCGTCACTGAAGCCGCCCGAGCCCTTGGCATTCACCAGTCGACGCTGGTGACCCAGATCAACCGCCTGGAGAGAGACCTGGGCCGGCCCCTGATCGAGCGCGCCGAACGCGGCCGCAGGATGAGACCTACCCGGTTCGGCAGGAGCGTTGCCGCAGCGGTGCGAAAGTCCGGCTCCGGAACGTGA